From Amaranthus tricolor cultivar Red isolate AtriRed21 chromosome 4, ASM2621246v1, whole genome shotgun sequence:
CAAGCAGGGCACACCACGGCTAAACTATTTGAGgttaaaagctaaaaaaacgtCCTGATTGCAAATTGCACCAGAGGCTGAAAGTGTAgttcaaaatacgaaaattaaaGGGATACGAATATCCCGGTTTAGATACATCCCTGGTCGAAACCAGCTTAAGTCGTTGCGAGAAACAAGTTTGTACAGAAAATTCACATTGCCGAAAAGACAAACTAACAAAAAGCACTTCATTTACTCCTTCGGGGTTTTATGTTAAACAAGGATGCATTACTCTGATCGTTTTTGCTACATACCTAAACGCTAAATTTACACCACACCAGAGGGGAGACGCACGACTAGCTGCCCACCAACAAGACTACAACGAAGATTAAGAGATTTAGATGAATCGAGTTATTACATGATGTTGATAATATCGAGTAATCGAATGGAAGGGAATGCAAAAACTCACCTCTTCACGTAGTAATAGCAGAAATCTGCCAGGAtaaaagtttgaacgacttcgGAAAGCAACACCATTGAAGGCCATAAACCGTAGCCCAACGCTGTGAGCAAGCGGCCGTGGGTGTCTAGGACCTGCATAAGGCGCACATATATGAATTCACATGCAAGTTTCCTTGTACGCTAAAAGAGGGGTAGAGAGAGCGAGAGAGATTATAAATCTTATTAGCTCATACCTGAAGAACCCAATGTGCACAACTTAAAAATCTTGCCACCCCAAGGGCAAAAACGTAATGGGCCGTGAATGGTTCGACAATCTAGCGAGAAAGAAAATAAAGGTAAGAAGCAAGCGAAAGATATGATTCTCACAATTAAAAGGTTTCCCATTCCAATCCCAAACGTACAGAGAACTGTTaggatggtttatcccacatagataaattaaagatggtgtgcacactttatatgTCATTGGAGCCCTTCATTCCAtggccatatggttttggggtggtatctccttggcttataaaGTGAGCGCACTTCGTGTTTCCCCGAAAATATGTTGGGGTTCATAATAAGTCTAGCTAAACTTAACAAGAACGAAATATATTGCACGAGATATCAAGCATATAAGCAACACCCCAATTACAAATACAAAAAGAATATGAATAACGAAGAACGTCTCGGCAAGACTGCAACCAGAGTTAGAAAAAGAAAGTGATTTTGCACCTTTGTGTTCTGCATAACTCTTAGCTGAGGTAGAACTGAAACAGCCTCTAGATAAACACAAAAGGCCCAGCTAATCCTGTTGACGATGTTGTGGACGGTGGAAGGATGAACGAGTAGAGACAATAAAGCACAAGGTCCCACCTACATATACCGTCAAATACGTGTACACATCAGATACAATAGCGTAACGAAGCATTCTAGCTTGTACAGATATAGAATATATGGCAAGGGCGGGAAAAAGGTCGACGGAAAAAATGTCGAAAACGCAGCTTAATGCAAAGTCGCAATCACTTATGAGGAAAAATTGCATTGAAAATGCAATGGGGGTTTAATTCGCAGAAGCTCTTTCATTTATGGTACTTCTAGTGATAACAATGAAATGTGCACATTCATAAGATATGTCGCCTGAATACGTCCTAATGCTTCTCCAAGCAACACTCCGTCCATATTACCCAAACttttcaatattataaattaattgtcaAACATGAGTATGACACCTGGACACGTTATATGGGAGAAAAAATATTGTGATTTAGCCCGAGTCGGACACTCATACACGTTCCCGTCTCGGATATGATTTCCCTAGTGCTAGTATCAAAAGATATGACATACAAAATGAGCTTAAGTAGACTTGACACGACCAAAAACAGCTGGCTCAGTTGGGTTTATTTCTCAGTTAGACATTACCTACAGCAAGATTCGAGATCAGGTGATGGCTGCTCAAATCTCAAGGATACATCACTATATTGGctatatgactataattatgCACAAAAGTTAATCACTGCAaatatagtgcaaaaatatggtTTCTGTCACGGTCACAAAACAAATTTTGCGGTCAACGCAAGTGACTTCACGGGCAAAGTGGCCTACATTCCGGTCGCAATAAActgaaaaacctttaaaatacgGTCGCGATATGATCATGCGGACAAAACAATATTTCAGTAAGAAATGTTGAAAAAAGTTATGTAGAAAGTAGCAACATGAAATTTGCAACATGCACACTTAGGACTTCCTCCATATCTTAATACAAACTATTTCTCCCACTCTCACGTCAAGGAGGACGTGATGCAAGTATATATACAAAGGAAGTATAACAAGAAGAAAGTTCAATTAGATCCAATAAGCAAAAATATAATGGCCAACTTACCACATAGTAAATAGCAAAGTTGTCTTTCTCCTCCATATAAGTGGACTTCAACTTAAAGCGAATCATATAAATAACCCAGAGGGTTGTCGCCAATGTAGCTGTATCTAACAGCGTGTGAATGTCATATTCCATCACAAAACTACAGTACAATCTAACAGCTAAAAAGATAGCCGTAAGTTCTTGGGTCTTCAGTGAGAGTCCTGCAATAAAGGACCATAAAAAGTGATGTTAATCTCATGAAACGGACAAAAATAATCATTTCCCATCAGATATATTTCGATCTAAATGtaaaagataaaaacaaaatattaattgtaACGAAAGTCGAATGTAATAAGGGAAGGTTTGGGGAGTTGGAATAGAAATCTGAGACTTTTAAGTTAGACTAGAGAAggaaattgattttgatgaaataTATCTCAATCCCTTGTTTGTTATAGGGAATGGAATTGTTTTAAAACTAAGTTACCAAGATGCCTTTAGATACCAAAGATGATGAATGGAATGAATAGAtaagctatgttacttggactcggtcCGTGTCCAAGTGTAGGATacgttaatatttaattttatgcctaacatgaagtgtctaagtgtcataTCAATGTCTGAGGATCAAAGATCGGatacgggtacgtgaagcaaaatgaagagttcaAGTAACATAGTTGAAAAGTAAGTTCTAATTAAGTATATTATGATATTTTACCTCTCTAATTCTAAATCTCACCATCCAAATCTCAGCATCTCCTCCTCCTCATTCACATTCCCCTTAAGAAAACAAGTGACTTTTGACATTATCTCAAAAAGTCCCATCTCCATCCACAAATTTCCTCTTACCAAACAGCCCCCGAAAAAATTTCCAATCAAGGAAAAAGTTGAAGCCAAGAAGCCAAGGTTAGAAAGATTAAAACTTTGACTCCATAGTATCTAACATTTAGAACCAAGCACATTGTGTCCATTTCTCTATTTCATCCTCATTCTTTAGGGGAAAGGATAGGAATAAAACATCAAAGTATCAGAAGTTAATCCTATATTATGATGTTTGATATACATTTCatcttctagcatcaaattacAACAACCCTCATAATAAGTTAAACTAGGAAACAAGCAATTGATGAATATGGTTCATACTTTAACATCATAATTTGGAAATTTTTATTGCATAATTCATTTAAATTGAAACTAGCAATACACCAATATGGTTCATACTTCATACTAAACTTTCAATGAACCAACTTAGCTAAATGCTCAAACCTAATGATTGACGCCACAATATATGTTCTGTGCCAATACCACTATCCCATGATTAACTAATCTCCTTATAAATCACGAATCAAAGACAATGAATTATAGTCGTTTGGGCTATTTTAGAGTCATTTTAAGCGAATTGCGAATTCGGAAAGCAAATTAACTAGCGGATTATGTTATACTGTTCTATACTCTATAACGTCCCTCACACAAGAGCTTTTTGCTAAAATTGTGAATTCAACACAAGACTCCCTCATACTTGGCACTAACAATTCCACTTGTAAAGAGAAGTGAAATGAGATTCAAACCTCTAACGAAACCAACTCGGCCAAAAGCTCAGACAGATGGTTGACATCCCCATACAAGTTATATCCTCTATCAGAAACATCAAAATTtggaaattttcattatcaaagTAAAATAGGAagaaaacacaaacaaaaaaattccaGGAAAATGCAAGATCTAGTTCAAACATTAAAGCTCAAAACAATCTCAATAAACTCAAAAAAAACACCAACATAAAACTAAGAGTTAATTCTTGCACGCACACACccaaaacaacaaagaaaaaaatcaacTAGTGAACAGATCAAGATCCAATCTTTTCAAACCAAATTCAATTCTACACCTCTAAACTCAATTTATACTACAAATTGACTCAAAATCTCCACCAATCAAATCACAAACAGGATTAAAAACATGCACCCACAAAAAcccaattgaaaaaaaaatcaaaaggcaTAAGATCCAAAGCAattcaattgaaaaaaaagacaCTAACCAGCACAAGTTTTCTCCTTGGTAAGTTTATAGATAAGAACAGCAATCCCAATAGCATGAACAGCTTCAGCAGCAACAAAAAGATTATCATGATCATGAACAACCATTCTAAGGAAAACTAAAGCAGCCATTCCTGCAATAACAGCAAGAAAAGCTTTCACCTTTGGGGGTTGTCTTCGTACCCATAGAGTTACAGCTTGTACTGGGGTTCGTTTTCCTCCCTTCATTATTGTTAATGATTTGTGGGTAGTGGAGAAAACTGTGGGAAATTGGAGAAGAGTTTGCAGAGATTATTGGGTTGGTTTTGAATTTGGAAAGACCAGAGGAAAAATTGAGGAGAGACAAGAAATTGAGTCTTACAAAGTTAGGGAGAtcgacaaaaaaataataataaaataaatataattaaaaaaaataaattaaaatacaatattcTCACCCTATCAAATTCTACCATGTGAGGGTGATTTGTTAACCTTACAAATAatcgttatttactaagaccttTTCAAATAAATACTCCTTTATAAATCCATTCAGCTAGTTTTGAGACCGTCAATCATGAAATGAATTCTATTTAGAATTATTAGTAttcattttaagaaaaaaaatatatattgatcaacttaataaaaataatttcaccaTAAGAccgtttcatttaaaaatttataatactttttatttCATCCCTGATATGATCCtagttatgttttatattttgcatgataattaatttttttgttccataatacttgttagttatcatattattattttcattatttttacaatatttgctacattattatatatttcaaTGTCATAGAGTAACATATATTGTCTTATTTATCGATACTttattcatacttcatatcttATTAATCttactccctccatttttttttgtttgtccactctaagtttttccactttataagtgggaaatttaaattttattattaaagtatatattcaagacaaaatatatttatgtgggatcttgttagattcgtcttaatgcaaaaaattttaatatataatttttacaattttttattatacatagtATGAGATATCGAGGCTTAAAATTTATgttgaaatatattttatttcctatGTTTTACGATACTTGTTATATTACTAAATATTTTATGTCATAgagtaatttataaattgtcttatttatttctactttatttataatctatattttattaattgttacGCTTTTGtcattaaagaaaataattgtaTTTAGCCTTTTCGTTACAAATGAAAACGAATGATCGCAGTCAATCAATCATTGCATTAGTACTTGTATCTAACCAACAtggttaaaatattatatagaaGAACGTAGTAAGAgtaattatgaaatattttacttcatattttatattgaaattataAACTAGATATTAATTTTGGTATGAGtttattaaattttgattttattatttatattagcaATTATCAAAACGCTTTTAACAGTCTTGAAATCCCCTTAAATTTATGGACCAAATGAATTGCTATATTAATATTCTCTAATCTCtaccaataaaaaaattgttgaaagtAAGTTAAACTTTTTCTCATCTATTATGAATAATCTATTGATCCACTTTTGTTGGCATTGTGTACGTAGCCACATATATGTATTTACTCATTGAAAGTGAGAATCACGTTTCATATTCCACTTTCCTTCAACCTTAAAATACTCTAAAAGTCTAAATCCCCTAATAAATAagtgaataaataaaattaaaagtaatttatttgattaactCATTAACTAAATAAAAGACGAAAAATCTCAATCTTAAAGAGCATTAACAATAGAAATTTATTTAGAATttataaagaaagaaaacaaaaaaaataatactaaaatacTTGCAATATATTTTCTTTGTGAAAATATATTTGTATGTGTAATTTATACTCAAAGTGGAATAAAGGGCCACAATCCCTTTTAAATCATCATtctttttttcacaaaaatggTTATGTAgtaattccaaaaaaaatacaagagtAAATATTTTGTGCTAGTAAgaatatttcaaaaattaattattttgaggATATAATCGGTATAAAGTTGCCATAAGGTTAGTCATTCAAATGAATGTATAAAGTATTAATATTCGATAAAGTAACTATCACACTAgatattgaaaaatcttttaaaaaaacaattttaaaatccAATTTTAAAACGCTAAAAATTCTAATATTTTGAAAACTACAAGTAAAACAATAATTGACTTGCTATTTTACTGAAATACTTTTAtttagttaaattattattCGATATCAATTGTTTGTCCAAACTTTCAACCTTTGTACCCAAAAAAAACTCCAATTTCCAATCTAGAGTTCAAGATGTTGGAGTATACAATCCAAAATCCAACTTCATCTAACATATAATCACAAAAGAAGATCACAAATTCTTGCGTGAAATAGTCTCACCGTGACACATTCCGCATACATGAGTTGAATAACTcagctaaaataattattaacatATAGACTCCTTGTTTTTGAATCATTTCACCGAAAAATAGTCTCTCACAAAAGTAGCTAAAAAAAATCACTGAAAATGTTGCACTCGTTGTTCTTACAAAATGGCAAACTGGCAAACATAAATGCATGTTCGTTAACAATTCCAAGATGCAGATCTTTTAATTTGAGGACACATATGTTTATCTTCTTCAAGAGAGACCATCCCTACATGAGAAGGATCCTCCAACATCATCTTTGCAACTAAGTATCCTGCGATCGACCATGTTTGGTTTTTTCGCGCTTGCTTTCCTATGTAACGACCAGCTTTTCCGTCATAATATTCTGGCCAGCCGTCTTTTAACAATCGAGTTTCTGTGAGCTCGATTGCTTTTTTCGCAATTTGTGGTCTTCCACTCTTTATACAGGCTGCTGTGAGGAGCCACAGTAAAACTGCATTTCAAAAGTGTTTTAGTGTGAGTGTAGAGATTGAGATTATAGGAAAGGATGCAAGTTGGGAGGAGTCGAAACATCGCTCACAATATGAAAACAACAATGTTGAAAGGAAGTTTTTGGATTCTTTTCTTACAAGGCATAACTAAGGTGAATCCAAGATATAGTATAGTATGAGCCGAATACTCATTTATGCATCATACTCCATGTGTATTGTTCTAGAGAACacacgcaaaaaaaaaaaaaaaaaaaaaggaaaaaaaagagcaCAATGGCATTGTCAAAGCATTGATCCCAAAAGTTTGGGATCGATGAATCTAGGATATTAATATAGGATCGCAAAAATACAATAACGGTCGCAGTTGCGATAATGGAGACAGTAATATAATAACGGGGATGATGCGGTTATCGTATCGCCAAATTTCGGACCATACCTTAAAAAATCGCTCGAAACGacctaaaattcattttttttacaacTTAACGGTACAGGTAATATCAGTTCGGTAATTTTGAAAACTATTATGATATGATACTGCCTTGTTTTTGCAGTATGATAGGATGGGCAAACACCCAATTTTGCATGTGTATTAAACTAGCTCGGCTGCTATTTTTCTAGAGAACACTTCCAATACTTAACTGTAAATTATCGCGATATATGTGTGCCCAAGCATACAAGGAACTTCAAtgaacagagggagtaatagCTTCCAATAATAGAAATACAGcatattataagaaaaatagcAGTACAAGGAAGCAGGAAATTCACCTGGCCAAGAACCACCATTGTGGTAACTCCATCGAGTATTTTTCGGATCATACCCAGTAATTATCTGCCATTCATGACCTTCCAGGGCCGGATAGCTAATCTTAAGAGGCATTTCACCGACTAATTCATCCCAACGAGCTTCAATAAGGTCCATAATCGCGGAGGCTTGCTCTGGGGTTGCCATAGAAGACAAGATCGCAACACAGTTCCCAAGGCAGAACCATCGAAAATCCATCCGTGCTGGGCTAACATTGCCAATGAAGTAACCCCCCTTCTTTGGCATGAAGTCGAATACCCAATCTTCGAGTGAATCAGGCATCACATTGAACTTGTTGACAGCGGTGTGGGAATACTCTTCGGTTTTGAACATATAAATGCAATTGAGTTGCTTCAAATCGAGCCAAAAGTAGTTCCTCATATGATAGCTCAAGGCATGAAGCCGCTCTACTATTCTTTGGAtaaattcttttccttctcCTTCGGGCCTTAGCAATTGCAAGGCGCACCTTAATGCCATAAAGAAGAGAGCTTGTATTTCGATGGGATACCCGTAAATACCCTATGACGAATGAAACTTGTTTAGTTCAAGGCTACTTATATGAAAACAATAGAACACGATGTTATTCTTTATGTAAACAAACACAACATACACAACATCAACAACAGTGCCAGAGCagtaatcccaaaagattggagtcggctacatgaaccaatatatcagttTCAATGATCGTCTACAAAAATTATCTTCCTCCGTTCATTTCATGTTGGTTTTGGGTATGGAATTGAGAAATGATTGGACTAAAAGAACATCTTGTCTAATACTCATGAAAAAAATGCATGGTATTTTACTAGTTAGTGAGGGACTAGGATGTAATGCTCGACAAACAATGGAGATGATTGTGAAGAATTTGACGGTTTTGTGTACCATATTTACCATAAAGGGTATTGTTCAAAGAGCATCTACAAAACCGATACTGGAATTATGCTCAGTTGACCGAATCAGATCAACAGAGCTTAAAGATCAGAGATCAATGATCAGAAAATGGACCACAAAGGAAAAGAATAAGGAGCGAAACAAGCACAAAAGGTTGGAAACATGTTCAGCTCATAGAAAAACGTCCAATGATAAGCTTGCTGTTAACGACACAGTAGAAAACACGGAATCAAGACAGACAAAAAGGACCAGATTCACTGAAAGAAAAGCGATCAAGCAAATGCAAAGTATAATATCAAAACGAGACTCGTTTTTCTTGACTAATGTTACTCATATTCGTCATTTTACCTCAACTATGCTTGATGCTCCAACATGAGGATGGATAGTCAACTTCTTAACATATATCCCCCCTAAAGTTCTCACCTTTAGTCCGCTCACCCATTTACGATATTTCTATTTCCCACTATGACATCATCTTCCTTGAGTTTGTAAGCTACAGTAAAATGGATGAACAAAGAGAAACAACAGTCATAACTATCACTAATTTCTTATCTTGGAAGAAACCATTGTTTGTACTTCCAAAgaatttccaattctaacccaGATGTCCTTCCTtgaacaaaattttcaaaaaattgcaTCTCATAAATTTCAAAAGCTATGGAGATTCTACACTCATCCCTTACCCGGTACTACATACCATGACATCATGGGCGGATCTAGCGTGAAGTCATTGAAGTCAGTCGACATCACTTatatccaaaataaaattaaacaaattaaggTGATTGACTTAGCATATACTAAGCATTAGTGTGTTATAGTTGACTTGACATAGAAGCACCAAATGATGCActataatgattaatgaaatatttaacaaaacatTGTAGAAAATGTAGGTTTCCAACATACACCAAAGGCTAAAGATGCAAGGAACAAACCATTCTACGATCAATCATACAGCACCCATCTGCACAAAGAAGAGTCGGGAAAGTATCAAAACCCTCGGAAAGACAAATGCCTAAGATAAGACGGATACCCCTTTGGCATTCGGGCAAATCAGCCAGTGTCGAGTCTCCAGTCGCTTTAGTATAAGCACGTAACAAAATGATCCACCAGAAACCGGAGTCCACAGGAGCTACCCGTCCAATCGCAGCTTCACCAAAATCGGCAACTAATGTCTCCGTGTTCCTAACTGCATCATGATGTACTTTAAAACTAGCAGGCATGACACCTTCCCCTAACTTGAATAGATCAACCTTCTTCTCCCATGACTGGAGGCGCAATGTTTTCACGAGAAAGTTCTTGACTATATCTGGTTCCCCATTCACTAAAAAGGCCAACGCACTCGGAACAAAATCTCTTACAAAGACCTACACATATATCAGAAATCGGAAATCTAGAGGAAGAGagtcatttcaaaaaaaaaaaaaactccacaAACATGCCTTACTCCTTggtacaatatatataatatactaaaaGAGTAaaacaaatatcaaaaaatcCAAAATTAGTACTGATGGATACAAATCTAAACCTCAGAATCTAAAGCAAAAAGAGTACAAAATCTAGAGCAAGAGAGTCATCACTAAGATCCACATCTACATAAAATTTTGTACCCGCTAAGCGGAACATAATATGAAAACCATATCAACCGATCATTTTACCTATCGGCTATTAGTGATTGATCAGAATTTCGCACACATGCTTTCTACGTTTGTGTTATTATCATATATAGGCACAAGTTTCATATAAACGTTCACAACAAACATCTATTGGGAAATTTAGGCCAACCTGCCATGCCTGTCTAGGCTATGGTCCGAGTTATTTGATGAAacctattaatattgaattgtgtaacaTATAACACATAAAAATGGTAGTCAAGTGGGTTCAACACACATGCAAAGATGAGTGTTGGCCCACCGTATACCTAGTATCCTAGATTCGCCCGATATACATATAGATCTAAACTAGGCATTTTAAACATGTGGGTTTTGACagcaaagaaaaagaaacttcACCTGATCATAATTGAGCTTTTCTTCAGAATGGTCTAAAGCAGCAATAGTACCAACTGGTTCCTTCCTGAAGTAAACAATAGACCTCCTCAAAGCCTCCCAAGCCTCAGATACAATAGGATGAGTCTCAAACCCATTTTCAGACCTAGGGGTATCAAAACCAGACCTTCCTCCTGATGAATATATGCTATCAACAGGCTCGAAAACCCGAGACGAATTCTCTGAATTTCTGTAAAAGGGTCTAGGGGACATAGTAATTGATAATTCACTAAAAGACTTCTCATCAAAGGATTTCTTCCTTTCTGTCTTTATGGGTGTAGGTTTCTCAGAAAACCTTGAgaaatcatcatcaaaaatctcaaaaattGCACTACTTGTGCTAGCTCCCCCATTTTGAGACATTTAGGTATTTGAGTATTCCTCAAAAATCTAAAAACACCACAaaaaacagaattttcaattTGAGTTCTCCAAAAACATTGGATTTTATATATTAGAAGACAAACATAGCAATCTTAATCAAAAAAGTCAACTTTTGTAGTAAACTAAACTATAATTTACTATTCTAACAATTGATAACAAACAAAGAATTAGGAATACAATGACAATGACTATATGCTTTCAATTTCATTCATTTGATTAAAATGCATGTGATATAATCAagatttaaaactaaaaaaagcaAAGATTAATGGCAGATCTTAGATGGGTTGAAAATGTCATGAAATTAAACACCCTTCAACTAAATTACACTCTAAAATAAGAAAAGCAAGATAATTTCATATAACAATAACATACATTTAAAGGTAAAATACAAAAGAACATATTTGATGTTACATACCAGATTTTAAGGAAATGGGTAAATACCAAAAATGAGAAAAACACCAAAACCCTCCTAGAGACTTAACTGTAGAAGAAGAAACTCCTCAACCAATTAAACAGAGGAAATTAATGGGATAATAAATGAGAGGAAAAATTAAATGGGTTGTGggttatatatacatatttagtTAGTTTTTATATATGGGAATGGGAATGGGAATGGGAATGGGAATGGGATGATGTGTAGTAAAATCCTGTATGATGGAGTGTAAATGGGGAATCTGACGCGGATTGGTTGATAAATTTGATAGGAAGTGAAGTTTTGTATAACCCCTTTTTGGGTGACAGAGGAAGTTAGGTGAATTGAAAATTGGAAGGTTAGAAGAAAGTATTGTGTGGGTctatacatttaaaaattaacaaacgatgttatataatttaaaaattataattttattttgaaaattaaaatttggttGAATTTAGTGTTTGAAAgattaaaaaaactcaaattacgttacaataaaatttaaaatttattctcATACTCATTCTTATGGGTATTTAAAGCTCatgtatattaaaatattttgaaaattgacgTATCGTCTTAATGGAGAACAAATATCAATTTTCATAAAAGATTTTGATTCGATTTTCACCATAGCTATCTCCTTCTCTCAACTTATAGATTATATAGAAGTACTATTTaatattcacaaattcttgtatgagacatgTCTTATATTTAGGTTAAATagttcaataataaaaacttttggGTTATGCGCGCAATCAGCCGATCAAATATATTACTCGTGCGAAAAAACCTCCCACTCTTCCACGATTTAACATTTGTCCTCattgttgaaaataatttaaatcgaCTCGAAATAATagatcaaaaacaaaaataaaattgtatctTTAAAATATTATCAACTCATGCATACTATATCTAAAAATCCTACTCAAATTCTCTATTCAAGATACAACAGAAAACTTGGATTATTCATGAGTTATCATTTGTTGATAAGATTTGCTTATTAggttattaattaaataatgtaTTTTATTTGTCTAATAGTTTTttcgaattaaaattaattcattcatTTCGTGCTTAGTAGACTTATATGCATGGAAGCATGGAAATTTTTAAAAGAGAAAAGCTATGGATAACATATAATATACACATGGGTCATGtggattattatttataatataaaattgtcttgtcaaatttgtaaatagaatttatttattttctccaACGTGTCATGAAAGGGATATTTATTGCAAAAATAGAGATTgcaaaatcaaatgattttgTATTTGCATGCCATAGAGGCATAGACATTTTCATTATATTTGGAGCAAATAAACAAGATTTGGTTCACACTCTGCattaacttaataattaatGGTATTTCTCT
This genomic window contains:
- the LOC130811010 gene encoding uncharacterized protein LOC130811010, which translates into the protein MKGGKRTPVQAVTLWVRRQPPKVKAFLAVIAGMAALVFLRMVVHDHDNLFVAAEAVHAIGIAVLIYKLTKEKTCAGLSLKTQELTAIFLAVRLYCSFVMEYDIHTLLDTATLATTLWVIYMIRFKLKSTYMEEKDNFAIYYVVGPCALLSLLVHPSTVHNIVNRISWAFCVYLEAVSVLPQLRVMQNTKIVEPFTAHYVFALGVARFLSCAHWVLQVLDTHGRLLTALGYGLWPSMVLLSEVVQTFILADFCYYYVKSLVGGQLVVRLPSGVV
- the LOC130811037 gene encoding probable alkaline/neutral invertase B, translating into MSQNGGASTSSAIFEIFDDDFSRFSEKPTPIKTERKKSFDEKSFSELSITMSPRPFYRNSENSSRVFEPVDSIYSSGGRSGFDTPRSENGFETHPIVSEAWEALRRSIVYFRKEPVGTIAALDHSEEKLNYDQVFVRDFVPSALAFLVNGEPDIVKNFLVKTLRLQSWEKKVDLFKLGEGVMPASFKVHHDAVRNTETLVADFGEAAIGRVAPVDSGFWWIILLRAYTKATGDSTLADLPECQRGIRLILGICLSEGFDTFPTLLCADGCCMIDRRMGIYGYPIEIQALFFMALRCALQLLRPEGEGKEFIQRIVERLHALSYHMRNYFWLDLKQLNCIYMFKTEEYSHTAVNKFNVMPDSLEDWVFDFMPKKGGYFIGNVSPARMDFRWFCLGNCVAILSSMATPEQASAIMDLIEARWDELVGEMPLKISYPALEGHEWQIITGYDPKNTRWSYHNGGSWPVLLWLLTAACIKSGRPQIAKKAIELTETRLLKDGWPEYYDGKAGRYIGKQARKNQTWSIAGYLVAKMMLEDPSHVGMVSLEEDKHMCPQIKRSASWNC